TCTGCCCGAAAGGGTCGGAAACATTGCGCCTGCCAAGCAGCCTTGAGAGAGAGAAACGCGCGGAGCGAGCAAGCTCCGAAAACCCCACATAATCATCCTCTTCCCCGCCTGCGCCGCAGCAGTGGCCGCCGCCCTCCTCCGCGGGCGCGGCGGAAGCGGCTTCCCCCCGGTCAAACGTCATTACCATAATTGAGGTGACAATCGCCGAAATAAAACTCGCAAGCGGGCGGAACACCGCCATGAACGGCCCCAGCAGCGCATAGGTAACGGGAATGGAATCAACTCCGGTTTCGGGCGCGGTAATAAGGAAAGACGCGCACGCGGGCTTGCTCGCCCCTTTGCTTCTGAGTTCGGACACAACCGGCAGAACGGAACAACTGCACAGCGGAACGGGAACGCCCGCAAGCGCCGCCGCCACGGAACTGCGGAGGTCATTCCCGCCCATCACCCCCAATACCTGCTCGCGCGAAATAAGCACGCGCATAAGCCCCGAAAGGAAAAGACCAAACAGAAAAACGGGCGCGAGAACAAGAAACGTGCCGGACAGATAGCCCCAAACCGCAACGGCAATACTTTCTTCGCCCATAGTTTCTGATTATAGCCGCCCGCCCGTGTGTTACAATTACGGAGATATGAGCGGCAAATTCTGCACGGCGATAAACTGCATTGACGGCAGGGCGCAAATCCCCGTCATTGAGTATATGAAAAACCGTTTCGGCGCGGACTATGTTGACTGCATCACCGCGCCCGGC
This portion of the Candidatus Dadabacteria bacterium genome encodes:
- a CDS encoding permease, which translates into the protein MGEESIAVAVWGYLSGTFLVLAPVFLFGLFLSGLMRVLISREQVLGVMGGNDLRSSVAAALAGVPVPLCSCSVLPVVSELRSKGASKPACASFLITAPETGVDSIPVTYALLGPFMAVFRPLASFISAIVTSIMVMTFDRGEAASAAPAEEGGGHCCGAGGEEDDYVGFSELARSARFSLSRLLGRRNVSDPFGQKTARLRTILANASRRAFVEQMDMILYPLLIGVVAGAAIVALFPADLSAYGVTGYVQYLVLLAAGVPVYICATATTPIAAALVLKGVSPGAALVFLLSGPATNTATIAVLGRQFGWRFTGVYVSSICVTAVVTGALLDLALIATGFSVVASEGGLMGGMVGAVQVAGLIAFAAIAAWRIASGRKARAA